The proteins below are encoded in one region of Phaseolus vulgaris cultivar G19833 chromosome 1, P. vulgaris v2.0, whole genome shotgun sequence:
- the LOC137813582 gene encoding rhomboid-like protein 11, chloroplastic, whose protein sequence is MAQLGFPVKLQSMSCKLSHNHIHIHTRKSSFFSHSLPPFPTFTTKPSLHLRPNHHPLSAFRHRTIAPCNCNKLDIISQLEGKPKKRVNGIFWIILLNIGVFVADHFFHVNGAKTLYLYHPRPAWYQFVTATFCHANWKHLSSNLFFLYIFGKLVEEEEGNLALWLSYILTGVGANLVSWLVLPRNTVSVGASGAVFGLFTISVLVKMSWDWRKILEVLILGQFVIEKVMEAAQASTSLSGFKGGYALQSVNHIAHLSGALVGVLLVWLLSRVPSDDSSYQ, encoded by the exons ATGGCGCAACTTGGTTTCCCAGTCAAATTACAATCAATGTCATGCAAACTCTCTCACAATCACATTCACATTCACACTCGTAAATCCTCTTTCTTTTCTCACTCTCTCCCTCCCTTTCCCACTTTCACCACCAAACCCTCTCTCCATCTCCGACCTAACCACCACCCTTTATCCGCCTTTCGCCACCGTACTATCGCACCCTGCAACTGCAACAAATTAG ATATCATCTCGCAATTGGAAGGGAAACCGAAGAAACGAGTCAACGGTATATTCTGGATCATTCTCCTCAACATTGGCGTTTTCGTCGCAGACCActtttttcat GTTAATGGGGCAAAGACTTTGTACTTGTACCACCCTCGGCCAGCTTGGTACCAGTTTGTCACAGCTACATTTTGTCATGCTAATTG GAAGCATCTTTCTAGCAACCTTTTCTTCTTGTACATTTTTG GAAAGCTTGTTGAAGAAGAGGAAGGGAACCTTGCTTTGTGGCTTTCTTACATTCTTACTGGTGTAGGAGCAAACCTCGTTTCATGGTTGGTTTTACCTAGAAATACAGTTTCTGTTGGAGCTTCTGGTGCTGTTTTTGGGTTATTTACTATCAGTGTCCTTGTAAAG ATGTCCTGGGACTGGAGGAAGATCCTTGAAGTGCTTATACTGGGTCAGTTTGTTATAGAGAAG GTTATGGAAGCAGCCCAAGCTTCAACATCTTTATCAGGATTTAAAGGAGGCTATGCATTGCAAAGTGTAAATCACATTGCACATCTTTCTGGTGCTCTTGTTGGTGTGCTTTTGGTTTGGCTTCTTAGCAGAGTTCCTTCTGATGATTCTTCATACCAATAA